From the genome of Vicia villosa cultivar HV-30 ecotype Madison, WI linkage group LG2, Vvil1.0, whole genome shotgun sequence, one region includes:
- the LOC131653726 gene encoding G-type lectin S-receptor-like serine/threonine-protein kinase At2g19130: MFNMMKPWLWLSLLNLFFSLHLYPSLAALTTISTNQSLFGDHTLISKGGIFELGFFKPGNSSNYYIGIWYKNIPLKTIVWVANRDNPVSDKNTATLKISAGNLVLLDQSSKQVWSTNMSFPKSDSVSAILLDTGNLVLRNRPNDDDALDPLWQSFDYQTDTFLPGGKIKLDKITKKSQFLTSWKNREDPSTGLFSLELDPEETDSYLIVWNKSKEYWTSGTWNGNIFSLVPEMRLNYIYNFSFVSNENESYFTYSLYSDSIISRLVMDISGQIKQYTWMESLNQWNLFWSKPRQQCAVYSLCGAFGICTENSKPYCTCLRGFEPKSVSDWNMEDHSSGCIRRTSLQCKGSYPSYRDNYAFLAMTNMALPKHAQSVGLGNAEECEFTCLRNCSCTAYTYDSNGCSIWFGELMNLQQLTSDDSSGQTLFIKLAASEFHDASENRYRGRVTIGAAVGAVVGIGILLSLLLFFILRRRKRMLANGNLLDGFMVEFEYKDLQNATKNFSEKLGGEGGFGSVFKGTLADSSVVAVKKLEGVSKGEKKFRTKVSIIGTMQHVNLVWLRGFCSESTTKRFLVYDYMPNLSLDFKLFGNNNSEVLGWKMRYQIALGIARGLIYLHEKCEKCIIHGDIKPENILLDADFCPKLSDFGLSKLIGRDFSRILTTMRGTRGYLAPELLSRTAITAKVDVYSYGMMLFEVVSGRRNSDLSQDGEVIFFPTLAAKVVNEGGSVITLLDPRLEGNAEIEEVTQMIIVASWCVQENETQRPTMRQVLQILEGILDVNVPPIPRFNQVFVDN; encoded by the coding sequence ATGTTCAATATGATGAAACCATGGCTCTGGCTTTCTCTTCTTAACCTCTTCTTCTCATTACACTTATATCCTTCTCTTGCAGCTTTGACAACAATCTcaacaaaccaatctctctttggTGACCATACTCTTATCTCTAAAGGAGGAATCTTTGAATTGGGTTTCTTCAAACCAGGTAATTCCTCTAACTACTACATAGGCATATGGTATAAAAACATCCCTTTAAAAACAATTGTTTGGGTTGCCAACAGAGACAATCCTGTCTCTGACAAAAACACTGCCACCTTAAAAATCTCAGCTGGTAATTTAGTTCTATTAGACCAATCTTCAAAACAAGTTTGGTCAACAAACATGAGTTTTCCTAAGTCAGATTCTGTTTCAGCTATTCTCTTAGATACTGGAAATCTTGTTTTGAGAAATAGGCCTAATGATGATGATGCATTAGATCCTCTATGGCAGAGTTTTGATTATCAAACAGATACGTTTCTTCCGGGTGGAAAAATTAAGCTGGACAAGATAACAAAGAAGTCTCAGTTTCTGACTTCATGGAAGAATAGGGAAGATCCTTCAACGGGTCTTTTCTCTTTGGAACTTGACCCTGAAGAAACAGATTCATATCTTATTGTTTGGAATAAATCTAAAGAGTATTGGACAAGTGGAACTTGGAATGGAAATATTTTTAGTCTTGTTCCAGAGATGAGATTAAATTACATCTACAATTTTTCATTCGTGTCGAACGAGAATGAGAGCTATTTCACTTACTCATTGTATTCCGATTCAATTATATCTCGGCTTGTGATGGATATCTCGGGCCAGATCAAGCAATATACGTGGATGGAAAGTTTGAATCAGTGGAACCTGTTTTGGTCGAAGCCAAGACAACAATGTGCGGTTTATTCTTTGTGCGGTGCATTTGGGATCTGCACTGAAAACTCTAAGCCGTATTGTACTTGTTTGAGAGGTTTTGAGCCCAAGTCAGTGTCTGATTGGAATATGGAGGATCACTCAAGTGGGTGTATCAGAAGAACAAGTTTGCAATGCAAGGGTTCCTATCCCTCTTATAGGGATAATTACGCGTTCCTTGCAATGACCAACATGGCATTACCTAAACATGCACAATCTGTGGGGTTAGGGAATGCAGAAGAATGTGAATTTACTTGCTTGAGAAACTGCTCCTGCACTGCTTATACATATGATAGTAATGGGTGTTCAATTTGGTTTGGAGAACTCATGAATCTACAACAATTGACTTCTGATGATAGTAGTGGACAAACTTTATTTATCAAACTTGCAGCATCAGAATTTCATGATGCTAGTGAAAACAGATATCGAGGGAGGGTGACTATTGGTGCTGCTGTGGGTGCGGTTGTTGGCATAGGGATACTCTTATCCCTTCTATTGTTTTTCATACTTAGGCGAAGAAAGAGAATGCTTGCTAATGGAAATCTTTTGGACGGTTTTATGGTGGAATTTGAGTACAAGGATTTGCAAAATGCCACGAAGAACTTCTCGGAGAAATTGGGAGGAGAAGGAGGTTTTGGTTCGGTTTTCAAAGGAACTTTAGCTGATTCAAGTGTGGTAGCAGTAAAGAAGCTAGAGGGTGTTAGCAAAGGAGAGAAGAAGTTCAGAACAAAAGTGAGTATAATAGGTACAATGCAGCATGTTAATCTTGTCTGGCTTCGTGGATTCTGTTCGGAAAGTACAACCAAAAGGTTCCTGGTTTATGATTACATGCCAAATCTTTCCTTGGATTTCAAGTTATTTGGAAACAACAATTCTGAGGTGTTGGGATGGAAAATGAGATACCAAATAGCTCTTGGAATTGCAAGGGGACTAATTTACCTACATGAGAAATGCGAAAAATGTATCATACACGGAGATATAAAGCCGGAAAACATTCTCCTTGACGCTGATTTTTGTCCAAAACTTTCCGACTTCGGCCTATCTAAGCTAATCGGACGGGATTTCAGCAGAATCCTTACAACCATGAGAGGAACAAGAGGTTATCTAGCCCCAGAATTGTTATCTAGAACTGCTATCACTGCCAAAGTCGATGTTTACAGCTACGGAATGATGCTTTTTGAGGTTGTATCAGGTAGGAGGAACTCCGATCTATCTCAAGATGGCGAAGTTATTTTCTTTCCTACCTTGGCTGCAAAAGTAGTTAACGAAGGTGGCAGTGTGATCACTCTTTTGGACCCTAGGTTGGAGGGAAATGCTGAGATTGAAGAGGTTACTCAAATGATAATAGTTGCTTCTTGGTGTGTTCAAGAAAATGAAACTCAGAGGCCAACGATGCGTCAGGTACTTCAAATTCTTGAGGGGATCTTGGATGTGAATGTGCCACCAATTCCAAGATTCAATCAAGTGTTTGTAGATAACTAA